From the genome of Thalassoglobus sp. JC818:
GCAACTACGTCAATGTTGTCATCGCTGGGAAACAGCCAGCTCCGCAGTGGTTGACGATGGATCAGGCAATCAAGCACTGTACTGCCGGGCTGGGGATTTGGGAGTGGGCGAGCAATGATATGGGGTGCGAACCGGATGTCGTGATGGCGTGTTGCGGCGATGTTCCGACGCTCGAAACACTCGCAGCGGTTGAACTTCTTCGAACGCATCTTCCCGAGTTAAAAGTCCGTGTCATCAACGTCGTCAACCTGATGAAACTTCAACCTCAAAGTGAACATCCCCACGGGTTGTCTGACCACGACTTCGATGCTTTGTTTACCAAAGACAAGCCGATCATTTTTGCGTTCCACGGTTATCCATCGCTGATTCATCGCCTGACGTACAGACGGTCGAACCACAAAAACCTTCACGTGCGAGGGTATAAGGAAGAGGGAACGACGACTACGCCATTCGATATGGTCGTCATGAATGATCTCGATCGGTTCCATCTCTGTGAGGATGTCATTGATCGACTTCCGCAACTCGGTTCGCGTGCTGCGTACTTCAAACAAAAACTCCACGAAAAACTGATTGACCACAAAGAGTATATCGCCAAGCACGGTGACGACATGCCCGAAGTCGCCGGATGGGGATGGGGCCGCAATCACAAACCAGCGGACGCGACAACCTCCACAGAAGGAGATAATGTCTAGCTGATACCGATGAATTCAGAACAGAACTCGAGGTGAAGAATGGCTCAGGACGAAACGTCTTCTCAACCCAATCGACAGGCCGCTGTAAGCCTGGCGAACGAAGGGCAAGTTCGAGATGTACTTGCTGAATCGATTCTTGGATTATGGGATGTTGTCAACAACCTCACTCGGCTGAAGCCGTCACGGCGAGAACGGTTCCGCGTTACCCTTTTCGGATCGGCTCGAATTGCTCCCGGAACGTTTGCCTACGAGGAGACGAAACGCTGTGCTGAGCAGCTTGCGAAACTCGGGTGCGACATTATCACAGGCGGCGGGCCCGGGCTGATGCAGGCAGCCAATGAAGGAGCAGCGATTGATCCGGATCGAAGTCAATCGATCGGAATCCGCGTCGACTTGCCATTCGAGCAGGAAGTCAACTCGTTTGTCGGACAGGCATTTGAGCACCGCACGTTTTTCACTCGTCTGCAACAGTTCGTGATCCAGTCAGATGCTTTCGTCGTGGCTCCCGGCGGGATCGGCACTGTTCTCGAAACTCTCATGGTGTGGCAACTGCTTCAGGTTCAGCATCTCGTCGGCACACCTCTCATTCTGGTTGGGGAAATGTGGCCGGGACTCGTGGACTGGGCTCGGTCATCAATGACCACAGCTGATCCGCCGCTTGCGAGTGAAGAGGATATGAGTATCCCTCGCTGTGTGAAAAACGCAGATGAAGCGATTGAAATTCTCAAGGAATACCATTCTCAATGGGCAAACGAATTTGGCTCGGAATCAAATTCTGAGACAGATGTTAGTAGGTCTTCATCAGGAACCGAGATGTGAACCAAGACACCAAGACTGGCAATGCTTCTCCGCTCGGTGCTCACGTCCGTGACGGCGGTGTGAATTTCAGTCTCTATTCACGTCATGCGACGCGGGTCGAGTTGTTGTTTTTCGAACACGATGATGATTCAGCTCCTTCTCGTGTCGTTGAACTGCACCCGGTCGACAATCGCACTTACCACTACTGGCATGTGTTCGTCGCCGGTGTTCATGCCGGTCAAATGTATGGCTATCGCATTCACGGACCATATGAACCGGAGATTGGACTTCGCTTTGACCCAACCAAGCTGCTTCTCGATCCGTACGGGAAGTGTGTCGCCTTTCCTAAGAACTATTCGCGGCACCTGGCCGAATCGCATGGAGAGAATTTGGAGTCGGCACTCAAGAGCGTAGTGGTCGATCCCGACTTGTACGATTGGGAAGGAGATCAACCGCTCCGACACTCAGCGACTCAGACAATCATCTACGAATTACATGTGAAGGGCTTCACGAGCAACCCAAACTCGGAAGTCGATGAATCTCGCCGCGGGACGTATCTCGGCCTCATCGAAAAGATCCCCTATCTGCAAGCTTTAGGAATCACAGCGGTCGAACTGTTGCCAGTCTTCCAGTTTGACCCGCAGGATGCTCCTCCCGGAAAGTCCAACTACTGGGGATATGCCCCCATTTCATTCTTTGCTCCGCATCACTCGTACAGGTCCCGCCAGTCGCCTCTCGCTGCGGTTGATGAATTCCGAGATATGGTGAAGGCGTTTCATCAAGCCGGTATCGAGGTCGTTCTTGATGTCGTCTTTAACCATACAGCGGAAGGGAATGAGCACGGGCCCACACTCTGCTTTCGCGGGATCGACAATCCCGTCTATTACATGCTCGATGCGGGGGAGCATTACGCAAATTACACCGGGTGCGGGAATACTTTAAACGCCAATAATTCTGTTGTCAGGCGAATGATCGTCGACAGCTTGAAGTATTGGGTGAAAGAAATGCACGTCGACGGATTTCGTTTCGATCTGGCATCGATTTTATCGAGAGACTCAGACGGAACCTTAATGCCCAGCCCGCCAGTGCTCTGGGACATCGAATCCGATCCAGATTTGGCGGGGACAAAGTTGCTCGCCGAAGCGTGGGATGCAGCAGGGCTGTATCAAGTCGGAAGCTTTGTTGGTGACTACTGGTGTGAATGGAACGGAAAGTTTCGCGATGACGTTCGCGATTTCTTTCGAGGACAACCGGGTGCTGTTCGCAGAATCTCTGATCGCATTGTTGGAAGCCCGCAGATTTACGCTTACAAGGGTAGGGAAGTCGAACAGAGTGTGAACTTTGTCACTTGCCACGACGGATTTACGCTGAACGATCTCGTTTCTTACAACAATAAACACAACGAGTTAAACGGAGAGAATAACCAAGACGGATCAAATGATAACCGCAGTTGGAATTGTGGAGTCGAAGGACCCACCGACGATCCGGATATCGAGTCGCTAAGAAACCGTCAGGTGAAGAACTTTCATGTGATCACGCTGTTAGCATTGGGGATGCCGATGCTGACGATGGGAGACGAAGTCCGTCGCACTCAACATGGCAACAATAACGCCTACTGCCAGGACAACGAGCTCAGCTGGTTCGACTGGGATGATGTCCATCGGCACGAGGACATTTATCGGTTCGTGAGTCTGTTGTGTCGTCGCCGAGTTCAGCGAATGACTCAACACAAAGGAAATCGCGTCAGCTTGATTCAATTGCTTTCAGATGTTCATTGGGCCTGGCACGGCGTAAAAGTCGATCAGCCCGATTGGGGTTTTGACTCCCACTGTATCGCACTTCAGGGACACCTTCTCCCGGACGGACTTTCATTTCATTTAATATTAAATGGATTCTGGGAGCCGAGGACGTTTGAGCTGCCTCCGCTGAAAGGGGATCGCTGGAACCGGTGGATCGACACAGCTCTCGAGACGCCCAACGACATCGTCCCGTGGGAGTCGGCCGTACCTGTCATGGACGATCACTATCGTCTCGAATCACGTTCGGTCGTCCTGCTCACTTCAGAGGGAATCCCAGCATGAATGTCTTGCTGTTGAATGCTGGCTCAAGCAGTTTAAAGGCGAGCATTCTCGACTCCGACGACGAAACAATTCTCGCAAACTCCCATTGTGATCGAGTAGAAGGTGGTGCTCGCTACGAGTTCCACGACGATCAAGGTCAAACGACGCTCCATAAAAGCGACCAGTTCAGCTTCTCCGCAGCTGTCAAGCAGTTTCTGAATGACTGGCAGAGCTCTCTCGCTGGTCGTGGCGTAGCGGAAAACTCAATCTCTGCGGTCGGACACAGGTTTGTCCACGGGGGAGAATTCACAACTTCAACAATCATCACTGAAGAAGTCCAAACCCGGCTTGATGAACTTTCTGCTCTCGCTCCACTTCACAATCCCGCCAGCCTCGAAACGTTTATCGAAGCGAAAGAACTGCTCCCGAACGTCCCACATATCGCAGTATTCGATACAGCTTTTCACGCGACACTCCCCCCCGAGGCTTACACTTATCCTGTTCCCGATGAGTGGACGAATCAGTGGGGCGTGCGTCGCTATGGGTTTCACGGATTGAGCCACGCTTATTGTGCTCACCGAGCCGCGGAGATGCTTAAACGCCCAATCGAAAACTTGCGAATTGTGATTTGTCATCTCGGCCACGGGTGCTCAGCCACCGCCATCCGGCACGGAAGATCGATCGACACCACCATGGGCTTCACGCCGCTGGAAGGTTTGATGATGGCCACACGCAGCGGAACCGTCGATCCCGGATTGCTGCTGCATCTTCAAAGGCAATTCCAATTGTCGCCAGCCACGCTCGAAGAAATCCTCAACCGTCAGTCGGGGTTGCTTGGAGTTTCCGGTGTCTCCAGCGACATGCGGAAAGTCCTCGAAGCTTCCCAATCAGGACACGAGAAGTCCCAACTGGCTGTGAAGATTTTCGTCCAGCGAGTCTGTAAAGCGGTCGGCCAACTTTACGTCGCGTTGAACGGGTTGGACATTCTCGTCTTCACAGCCGGAATTGGAGAACACTCCGCAGAAATTCGATCCCAAATCGCCAGCGGTCTCGACTGTCTCGGCGTGAAAATCGACGAGACCACAAACGCTGCATGTACTCCCGATTCCGATATCTCAGAATCCTCAACAATCAAGACGCTAGTCATCCAAACACGAGAAGACCTCTCCCTGCTCCGCGAAGTCGCAATGACTCTCGCTGAAGCTTGAGAGTGTTTGTGATTTTGCTTTTGGGGATTCGAAACTGTAAAGAATGTGGCCACTCTAAGCACTGCGAAACGCGTCGCACCTCAATACGATATCAACCGAAAGGGCAAGTTATGCCTTCGATGTACTACTCGGAAGCACATTACGACAGCGGAAACAACCGACTATTCATTGGCGTTCGAAAGTCACAACCGCCAGGAATCGGCGGAATCCTTGAACTTACGCTCCTCGAAACCATGGAGACGGGCAGTGACGAAGTTAGAATTTCGCAAAGTTTCTTTGGAAGTAATCGATACGATCTTGAAGGGATGAAGGCGGAAGCGCTGAGGTGGGTGAAAGAAGACAACAGTCTTCCATCTACATTCCGAAGCGAACTCACTCGGTTGATAGAAACGGTAGTTCGAGAAACGCCTTACGATGAACTTTGGAGAGACCGCGACGAAGATTGAGAATTACTCACATATTGAAGTATCAAATTGCCGAAGTCATGAGGTCGCTTGAATGACTGATCGAATTGCAAAACGTTTCGCAGAGCTTGAAGAGATGGCGAACAGAGTTGCAGAAACGAAGACTAAACAGAATGTAGTTCATCCTTCGAGGGTTCAAAACATGTTTGAACCTACTCGTTACTCACAGACAACTTGTGATGTCGTCAGATTCGACTTACTTACGACTTGGATTACGTCTGTACAAGCACTTCTTGAGAGGGTGTTTGGTAGGGAGTCAACAACTTTTGAACGATTCAAACTTGAATCCGAACAGGATTACGCAAGCCAACATGACTGGTTTGATGTGTTATTTTCTATCTTTCTATCCGCAAAGGATCAGTACACTGGTGGTCATCTCTTTAACATTCGAAGTCTCGTTCATGCGGACGTGTTCGGTGACGAACTAGAACAAGCTGACCATTTCCTGGATTCTGGATACAAGGTACCAGCAGCCGTAATTGCGGGCACGGTTTTGGAGTCAACTTTGCGCGAACTCTGCTCCCAGCACAATCAGATGGAACCGGTGCCGAAAAAGCTGGATGCGATGAATTCCGAACTTGCCAAACTGGGCGTCTATAACAAGATGCGAGCTGATCAGGTCCGAGCTTGGGCAAAAGTTCGCAATTCGGCGGCTCACGGACTTCCAGATGATTTCGAGGAGAATGACGTGAAGAGAATGATTGAAGGAATTCGTGACTTTATCGCAAGCGTAATGTGACAACTGAAAACGCAACTTAGGCTGTCTCTTGGCACTTTCATGATGACTTAGGTGATTGCCCCAACTGAAATGCAATCACCACCCTCGGGCAGCAAATCGCCGCATGGGGTTTTATTTTGCGCGGGGTTTCGTCAGAGGCTTGAAGGTTCTTCTCCTTGCGTGAAGCATTGAGCAACCTCTGCGCACAAAAAATCCCGGAAACAGAGAGTTAGCCGATATCGTAGCGCAATGGGTTTGACGAAGTTTGATCAAGTGCGACATTTATGCCGATTCGGTGCTTTATCCCGAAAACTGTGTTTGCTATAATTCCCCCAAATTTGACGCATTTTGACGCCAAGTGTAGCGCAAACGTAGCGCGGAGGAGGGAATCGGAAGGGAATGGGAAAGCGGGTTCACTTAACCAACGCAACGGTTTCTAAGCTTCCGTTGCCGGATGAACGGGCCGAATTCATCCACGATTCAAAGCTGACTGGTTTTGCTGTTTCAGTCTCGAAAACTGGTCGCAAGGTCTTCTACTACTACGGGCGGGTCAATGGTCAGCCGAAGCGGTTGAAGATTGGTACGTTCCCGGACATCAACGCAACCGACGCGAGGGCGTGTTGTCGGTCGATCGTCGGCGACATCGCCAAAGGCAAGGACGTTTCCGGAAACCGCCGAGCCGGGCGGCGGACGCTGGGCGAATTGTTCGACCTGTATTTGACGGTTCACGCGAAACCGAATAAGCGAACTTGGGAAAGCGACGTTCGTGACTTCAACCGATTCTGCAAACACTGGAAGAACAAACCACTTATTGAAATTCGGCGGGGGCTGATTTCTGATCTGATTGCGGACATCCAAGGCCGGAAAGGGGCTTCCCCAGCTCATAAGGTCCGGGCATTGTTGAGCAAGATGTTCAACATCGCACTCAAGCATGAATGGTGCGAATACAACCCCGTGACGGGAACCGATCGGCCAAAGATTGCGAGCCGAGACCGCTACTTGCGACCGGAAGAAATGAAAGCGTTCTTCGATGCGGTCGATGGGCTGCAACGGGAAACAACGCGAGACTTCATCAAGCTGGCAGTCTTCACAGGGGCCAGACGCTCCAATCTCTGCACAATGTGCTGGGAGGAACTCGACTTGAACCGTGGGGTTTGGACGATCCCGCGAGAGAAGTTCAAGGGAAAGCGAGTGCATGTTGTCCCGTTGATCCCGCAAGCACTTGAGATTCTTCGCAGAAGGCAACAGGAAGCGACTGCGGGCGTTCCGTGGGTGTTTCCAGGCGGCGGCAAGACTGGACACATCATCGATCCAAAAGAGGCAATGAAGCGAGTGAAAGAGCAGGCAGGAATCGAGAACCTACGGTTTCACGATCTACGGCGAACGCTGGGTGCTTGGCAGAACAACGCTGGCACTCCGACACGAATCATTCAAAACACGCTGGGCCACGCCGACATCGGCACGACAGCGAAAGCCTACACACCAACGGAAATCGATCCAGTCCGAAACTCGATGCAAGCGGCGGTTGAAATGATGCTCAACAGTGGGGAAGGGGGTGCGGAATGAAGCGGGAAGTTCTCGATACGGGGATTGTGAAAGAGGCACAGTACCAGTGGCACTTGCTTGAGAGTTTTAAGCTATCGAATAAACAAGATCTCAGAAAGGAGATTGAAGCGAGAACGGACACAGTGTGTGGTGACATTCAAAGCAGTTTGTGTGAATTGTTGATCAATGAATTTCAATCGATTGTTCCAACAATCAGAGATCGATTGAATAGAGTGCTGAAGCCGAAAAATCTCGATCCATCATCAGAGGTTACTTCGGAATCTATGGAGTTTTTGGAATCTCGTGTTGCATTGATGATTCTAGCAACGATTGAGGCGAGTTTAGATGATGCCTTCAAAGATCCCAGTGTGAGCGAGGACGCCCAACGCTTAGCAATGAACTGCTACGTACTTGGACGATTTATTGAGCGAATCGTGAGTATTCGGCCAATTGAACCACAGGTTAAGAAGCACAGGGACGGTAGCAACAAAGGCAAAGTCAAACGCACCGGGGGAGGTGACCTTTCAATGGCCGAAACGGTGCGAGCCTATCAAGAGGCGGTTTCAAAGAATCCGAAAGCGAAATTCGCGAAGATCGTTCAGATAGTTGTTGAGTGCCGGCAAAAACTGGATCATGAAAAAACTCGGCCAGTCGAAAGATCGATTCGGCGGCATTTGAGGGAAGCGAAAGACCCTATCACTGGCGAGAAAACCCCTATCACTCCAGAATCGCATGATTCCGCGCTAGAGTGAATTGGACAGACCGGGGGTTTGTCAGACAGACCGGGGGTTTGTCTGGGATTAGGAAAGCAAAATTCCTCCAACGGGCCACTGACTACAACATCAAATTATAAGAATCCTCATAATACCAGAAGCAGTTAACGCTTCCCGTATTCAACATGAGGATTCACGATGCAAAGCACAATCAACTCTCCTGCGAAGCTCACTCGCGCAGCAGCAGCCGACTACCTGGGCGTCACGAAATCGACGCTCGCCACCTGGGCCAGTCTCGGCAAGGGGCCAGTCTTTCGCAAGATCGGAGGCAAGGTGATTTACCTCGTCAGTGATCTTGATTCTTACATGGACGCACGCGCTACGAATTGCTCGTCCGCGCTCTCTTAGTCCACCACCCAAACAAAAACCCGCTCGACGGCAGCAACCATCGAACGGGCTTGTCTTGTGCTCTTGCGAGGGGCACACAACTTGAAAGCAGCAATCTGATGATACGTGATCACGTCAAGGAACTCAAGAAAACATCCCACAGGATCGAATATCTTGGTGGGTCTCTTCACGGCGAAAAACTCGATGTTCGCGAACCGTTCCATCAAGGGCATGGGGTGTTGGTTGATACCTCTGTACCTGGGCTCGTGCTTGTTGAAGAGTATTCTCGGTGCGTTATTCCCGGCGTTCTGATGCTCAAACACTCCTCGTTCTGGGGTTGGGGTGATGGCTCTGTTGATAGCTGGGAGGCCTTGAACTAATGGAATTTCCTGTACTTGATCCGAATACAGAATTTGTCGAATCATCTCCTGAACAAAGTTGTCCCATTTGCTCGTCAATCAGCGGTTGCAAATTTCAAACGACAGCCAGCGAAGTCACAGTTTTTTGCAAAAAC
Proteins encoded in this window:
- a CDS encoding LOG family protein, giving the protein MAQDETSSQPNRQAAVSLANEGQVRDVLAESILGLWDVVNNLTRLKPSRRERFRVTLFGSARIAPGTFAYEETKRCAEQLAKLGCDIITGGGPGLMQAANEGAAIDPDRSQSIGIRVDLPFEQEVNSFVGQAFEHRTFFTRLQQFVIQSDAFVVAPGGIGTVLETLMVWQLLQVQHLVGTPLILVGEMWPGLVDWARSSMTTADPPLASEEDMSIPRCVKNADEAIEILKEYHSQWANEFGSESNSETDVSRSSSGTEM
- the glgX gene encoding glycogen debranching protein GlgX; the protein is MNQDTKTGNASPLGAHVRDGGVNFSLYSRHATRVELLFFEHDDDSAPSRVVELHPVDNRTYHYWHVFVAGVHAGQMYGYRIHGPYEPEIGLRFDPTKLLLDPYGKCVAFPKNYSRHLAESHGENLESALKSVVVDPDLYDWEGDQPLRHSATQTIIYELHVKGFTSNPNSEVDESRRGTYLGLIEKIPYLQALGITAVELLPVFQFDPQDAPPGKSNYWGYAPISFFAPHHSYRSRQSPLAAVDEFRDMVKAFHQAGIEVVLDVVFNHTAEGNEHGPTLCFRGIDNPVYYMLDAGEHYANYTGCGNTLNANNSVVRRMIVDSLKYWVKEMHVDGFRFDLASILSRDSDGTLMPSPPVLWDIESDPDLAGTKLLAEAWDAAGLYQVGSFVGDYWCEWNGKFRDDVRDFFRGQPGAVRRISDRIVGSPQIYAYKGREVEQSVNFVTCHDGFTLNDLVSYNNKHNELNGENNQDGSNDNRSWNCGVEGPTDDPDIESLRNRQVKNFHVITLLALGMPMLTMGDEVRRTQHGNNNAYCQDNELSWFDWDDVHRHEDIYRFVSLLCRRRVQRMTQHKGNRVSLIQLLSDVHWAWHGVKVDQPDWGFDSHCIALQGHLLPDGLSFHLILNGFWEPRTFELPPLKGDRWNRWIDTALETPNDIVPWESAVPVMDDHYRLESRSVVLLTSEGIPA
- a CDS encoding acetate kinase — encoded protein: MNVLLLNAGSSSLKASILDSDDETILANSHCDRVEGGARYEFHDDQGQTTLHKSDQFSFSAAVKQFLNDWQSSLAGRGVAENSISAVGHRFVHGGEFTTSTIITEEVQTRLDELSALAPLHNPASLETFIEAKELLPNVPHIAVFDTAFHATLPPEAYTYPVPDEWTNQWGVRRYGFHGLSHAYCAHRAAEMLKRPIENLRIVICHLGHGCSATAIRHGRSIDTTMGFTPLEGLMMATRSGTVDPGLLLHLQRQFQLSPATLEEILNRQSGLLGVSGVSSDMRKVLEASQSGHEKSQLAVKIFVQRVCKAVGQLYVALNGLDILVFTAGIGEHSAEIRSQIASGLDCLGVKIDETTNAACTPDSDISESSTIKTLVIQTREDLSLLREVAMTLAEA
- a CDS encoding DUF4145 domain-containing protein encodes the protein MTDRIAKRFAELEEMANRVAETKTKQNVVHPSRVQNMFEPTRYSQTTCDVVRFDLLTTWITSVQALLERVFGRESTTFERFKLESEQDYASQHDWFDVLFSIFLSAKDQYTGGHLFNIRSLVHADVFGDELEQADHFLDSGYKVPAAVIAGTVLESTLRELCSQHNQMEPVPKKLDAMNSELAKLGVYNKMRADQVRAWAKVRNSAAHGLPDDFEENDVKRMIEGIRDFIASVM
- a CDS encoding tyrosine-type recombinase/integrase; the encoded protein is MGKRVHLTNATVSKLPLPDERAEFIHDSKLTGFAVSVSKTGRKVFYYYGRVNGQPKRLKIGTFPDINATDARACCRSIVGDIAKGKDVSGNRRAGRRTLGELFDLYLTVHAKPNKRTWESDVRDFNRFCKHWKNKPLIEIRRGLISDLIADIQGRKGASPAHKVRALLSKMFNIALKHEWCEYNPVTGTDRPKIASRDRYLRPEEMKAFFDAVDGLQRETTRDFIKLAVFTGARRSNLCTMCWEELDLNRGVWTIPREKFKGKRVHVVPLIPQALEILRRRQQEATAGVPWVFPGGGKTGHIIDPKEAMKRVKEQAGIENLRFHDLRRTLGAWQNNAGTPTRIIQNTLGHADIGTTAKAYTPTEIDPVRNSMQAAVEMMLNSGEGGAE
- a CDS encoding helix-turn-helix domain-containing protein; translated protein: MQSTINSPAKLTRAAAADYLGVTKSTLATWASLGKGPVFRKIGGKVIYLVSDLDSYMDARATNCSSALS